Genomic window (Theileria annulata chromosome 4, complete sequence, *** SEQUENCING IN PROGRESS ***):
CTAACATCATCGTGTCTTCGACATTTGTTGAGTAATTATTAAGGTCTGGGAATTCCTCATCATCCCATGTATCCAATATGGGATTTTTCTCGTATTTGACTAAATCTTCCGCTTCCGACACCTCAAATGATGAAGAATCACAGTTTTCCAGGTATAAATCATAGTTATTTGGCTGGTACTCTGTGAAGTTATTCAGTTTATCCAATTTCGTTAACGAGTATGTCCTCTTTGTTAGTTTTCGGTTAATATTCCTATAGTTCGGCGTGATGTAGCTGAAATTCTCATAATCGTTGAAGTCCTTGTAATAGTTATTTATGTACGATGTCAGTGATTTGGaatctaaattttaatatttattaattaaagtACCGAATGAAAAGTCGGTCAGAGATCTCGAATTGTATTCACTTTTGTTGTTACGCTTAACTTTTCGAACATTATTTGATGAGTTACTTGATGATTCTGGACCTTTAGATGaagattttttaaatactCCTAAAccaaatgaaaattataaaaattaccttcattaaaaatttcattagaTATATTATCACTCGACATCGTTTCTTTTGGAAATTTTCCATTAAATAGATTTTcctttaaattattttcattggATAGATTTTCTTTTGAAAAATGTtcttttgaaaatttatttccattgatgttatataatttattggtTGGAGTACCATAGGTATCTCCATGATCATTAGTTGATAATGACTTGAAAATATGTGAATTTAACTTAACGTTTCGGTCAAGGATCTTTAAATTTCGATTCCTCGTGTTAAATATGGAGTCAGCTAaagatattattaaatattgaaaCTAACATTTGTCAATTGAAGTGtacaaatattttgatatttgTGGGAAGTTCGATAACATTGTGATTAGTTCGAACTTGTGTATTAAATTGTCATTATTCAAGTCAAATAACTTAAATAACACAAATATCTTCTCAGATCTAGTTCCTCTGCAAGAAACTGATATTCCAAGTAAGAATTCTTCCAGTTCAACGGCTCCCGAGTCTAAATcagattaattttactgAAACTTACAATTACAATCGAACTTTCTGAACAATTGTTCTCCCCAGAGGCCgggaaaattaaaatattgtaaaaacGTTTCCTTATCTATACCATTTGATGATGATCTGCTTGAAAGttctttataaattttataaagcATTTCGATCTCATTTGGATCGaatttttttaatctttCCTTTACgtatttgttttttaaaccGTAATTTGTGGAAAAGACACCGCCCATattacaataatataaacaacAAATATAAGTTTACATGATAAATTACAATGTTGGTTTAATTTGGATTAAAATTGATTGgaataaaacaaattgaGTTTTTATGATATATTACAATTCCCACAGAATAAatctatttattatataataaaatattgcgatatttcattataaatgaattataataatcaaagatatattgtaattttgattcttgtgtaaatgaaatattgttatactgacaataatttttttaattttaattattatttttaatcaataaaattattataaatttatatttgattataatttaatataatagcTTTTTAGAAGTCATTGATATTTGAACTAGCTTTCGTAGTATTTTAAACTCTCcgtttttaattttgttttctaatttcacagtataaaatatttttatttttattatataattattatattttcaaatcttAAATTATCgaataaatcaatttttttaatgCATATGCCGCACTTGTCCACTTTACTcatttatcaatttcactaaatatataatgagtTTTAATATgtagttatttttatattcatatatataatatttcaattattatGAATTATATCGGAGATGATCAAACTCAGTttataattacaaatatacTCAACTCTAACAAAGATATAAACAAGGACCATATATTCGACCAATTATACACGTATTTATATGGAATCTCcgataaaaattattttacgAGACttataaataatcaaagtggtatgaaatatataattttttgttGATTTATGATGATTCTGATGTTTAGCTAATTTGGGTTTCTGTACAAACAAATGGTTACAAGAAACTGTGGCAATAAAATGTTACGATTGCGAATATGATTCTACATGTGCCGTTTGCCGTAAgttttcaatattttaaattttttagtgGAATGCTTCTTCAACTCGGATCATACATCCCATGAATATAGATTAACAAGGACATCAGGAGGCTGTTGTGGTAtgaatacaaataataaaaaatttatagattGCGGAGATGTAAGTTCATGGAATTTTAACGGATCATGTAAAAACCATACCCATTTCGTCGATTACGATGAAAGAACGACCTTATCCTGTTTTACAAACAGCTTTCTGCTAAAACTAGAGAGTTTGCTGACGCAAATCATATACTATATAACGGAATATTTGAAGAATATCCATATAATAGACGAATACTCActtcaaatattaatactatttttGAATGATTTGGTTAAAGTCAGTTCATCATACAGGTAATCTAGATATACGATAATGATTTGATAGATTTGCACTGAATTTGTGTCTCTCGAAAGATGTTCTTAAGGATTGGATTTTGAAACATCAAATCCTCTCGAATGATATCCAAAAGGTATGTTTACactttataaaaatttgtagTCGTTTAATTCGTTGTATTTGACACTTTTGACATCAATGGCATTTAAAATGAAGTTTGCAACATTATTTGTAAGTTTAAAATAcagataaaatataataggCGTCACTGTATATTGACATTGTACAGCCATTAAAAGAGATCCCAGATGGTATTGTTAAGTTAGATAACAATGATGTAGAATGGCATTTGAGTAATTTATCAGTTCAGCTATTCACATACTCAACAATAGCAAATGAgttgtttaaaaatgaatttcTAAACTATTGCATTGAGCCAATAATGGATAAGAATCTGCTGGACAAGAGACTAAATAAGATCCAGTTCACAAGATTCGATAGGAAGAAATTCAGGTAACAAAACCCAATTCAGCATATTTTTGTAGTTTGTATATAAGGATTTTGAGTGATATCACATACTTATTTAATCACAAATCAGTATGTGAAATAGTATTGTCAAACCCGAATATTCAAAATACAGTACTAAGGCTACTGGCAACACATAATCAAATGAACCTGATTGAACGTGAAGAATATGAACACGTATCATATGAAAATTCAGgtaaacaaataataactatattaaaaattttataggATATTCAATAGCATTTACAATTGAGCATACAATACACTCTGCATTAAAACCACTATCAGATTACTGTAAGAATTTACCAATAGAAAAAACAAACgaattattgaaattttataaaaatataaacgattttatattcaatagACTTTTAAAAGAGAAGAACCATAGCGAAAAATTAGCTAGGTCATTTCATATACCATTTGTTAGGTTCTTTACATATCTAGTTGATTTCAACTTTGTAAGGAAATGTTTAATATCAAATTTGAAAAGAAATAAAGATTTATCGGAATATctagatttaaatttccCAGATTTAAAATCAGAATCCAGTGTAGACTATGACATTCTTAGTATATTTGACAATGAAGTGTTGATGTATATTTTAAGAAATGCAATTGAAGTGATTAAATTCTCTATGGAAATTAAGCAGAATCTCTGGGTATATAACGGAGAATCGATGCATGAACAAAGAACAAACTATTATGAACTGCTCTTTGACACATATGATATAGCGGCAATTCAAATAAGTGTGTGTTTATTGGCGATGAAAAACATTGGAAAAGATTTGGACTTGATTTCAGTGATTTTCGATATTTGTGTAGGTAGCGATGAGAAATCATGTGAAGATGATACGTTTGGTATTGATCCAGGTGAAATGACTGAAGGGAAATTGTTGGAATGTGATTTTACAGGAGAAATTATAGAAGTTTCATCAAGATCAACAATTGTACCAGAAGATGAAACTGCCGGAAATGAAGAAGTAATTGAGCCAGGAGATATGCAGTTCAAGTTATCATTCTTCTTCATGATCATGAACACgttaataaatgatataaagCACATTGAGATACTGTCAATACCAAAAAAGACAATGAAGGAAGAGTATGTAAAGAGAGGATTACCATTATTGAAGATGGATGTAGTATATGCACTAGTATCAGGAAACGCAGAGTTTGGAAAAGTAGTAAATGAGACGAAGAAACATTGGAAACATCATCCAAAAGTAGTTGAAACTATTGAAGATTTGGCGTCGTTAAACTACTCAAAAGTGTCTGATAAAACATATGTGAGACTAAAGCCAGATTCCTATAAGATGATTGATATTTTGTGGAACCCACAGTACCCAATAACACACTCGGTATGTAAAAACTCATTAAAGGAAAATATAAGCTTACTTGGATCATGCGTTGAAGTCATGTCTAGAGAATATAATGAGACACaagatattattttaaactCCATATCGTGTAATAGATTGTTGAAATACATTTTTGTACTCATTTCAAACTATTGTAAAATGCATTTCAAACACGCTGAGGAGTTATCGAATTTCATTGATCAAGCTATTAATTCCAGAGGATTCAACTCACTGGTAGATTTGTACAATAAAATCCATTTAAACGAGAAccaaataaaaataatatgtataaacGACATGAAGGAGTACAGTGAGTGTATATTATACTCGttaaagattttaaatctCTTTCTGTCAAAAATGCCACTACCGCCACTAGAGGTGGGGAAATTCATGGTAAATTCACTGGAACTAGTCCACAAGAATATGGACGACGAGATTTATAAAAAGTGCCTATCATACACAATACTAAAGATGAAGAGGATTTATATGATAGATGATAGTGTGTCAGATTTAATGTCGAAAGGGAATAGTAAGGATGTCAAGTTAATACAAAAGCAAATGATCCAGAGACTTTGTAGCCAAAATACAATGTTTtcaaatgaaattgaagaagaagaagtAACAACTGAAGCAAACGAAGATGATTTAGTATGTATACTATGTAAGCAGGTGATGGATTCAATGTCAAACATGTCATACATGACATTTGTATCAACAAACAATGTACTAAGAAGATGTTCTACATCACatcaaaataaaaattatagtatatatgCAAGGTCATCAATGCCATTGAAATCATCAATAATCACAACGTGTGGTCATATAGCACATACGAAGTGTATTAACGAGCATAGGAAAGTACAGACAGATAATCATATATTCTCAATGTATGGGATACAAAAGTCTAAGAATGAGTTTTTCTGTCCAGTTTGCAAGTTACTGTgtaattacacattaaatataacaacAATAGATAGTATGAAGAATAGAAGAGGTTTGTTTTGTAACAGATTACGCGTTGATAGTGTATCGAGTCCAGAGTATGAAAATGTCAATGTATCACATTCATCCACAGATAGATCACAACCAGAAACACCAGATTGCACACCATACATGTTAATGTGTAAGCAGAGTTTAGATATAACATGTAATTGGTCATGGAGACACCCATACACAACAAATTGGATAAACTCACCAGTGTATGCAAGTTTTGAAGAATATCCTTTATACGTGTATGGACTCGTGACATTTGCAAATAACATTGACCTGAACTATTTTTTGTCATCAGATATGAATGTGCAAGATGAACATGCACTATCATATAATATCTCCTTACCCAATATAGAATGTACAACTTGCACATCATATGATCTGGCAACTATTGAAAGAAATTGTTGTTCAGGATTCAAAAGGAGTGAGAATAGACTAGTACCAAAAGTGACATTCCAAAACCTTAATAGACTCAATAAAGTTGATATGATATTCGAGTATTTCATGACAAACTTGGATTGTTATAGAGATTGCAgtatacataaatatattaatatgaaCGGGTCAAAGTTGGTTTGCACAGAGTTTTTCCCAAGAGTGTTGACATCATCATATGCCATAGCATtgttttctaaaaataGATTATACTTTGGAATTCAGAACTGGAAACATGTGAATTCAACAGTGAAGCTGGATCCAAAGTTCTGGGTATTTTATAAcgaaatattaaatgtaaCTACATTAAGAAGGAATACACTGAATATACAAAACCCATTATACGCACAGCTCataagaaattattatttcaaagGGTTAAAGTCGTCGACACACTACGCACTTTTATCAGAAAGAAATATAGTGGAACATAACATAATATTAGATGAAACATACCATGATGTTAGGAGTGATTTGATAACAATACCACAGCCATCATTATATTATGAAAAGTCGTTATCAGAtcaaattaacattattagGATCTTTATAGAATCGTTGAGTGACTCACATATGTATGAGTTGTATGAAAGCTTGAATATGTTCAACTCGAGTATGAATGAGATAAGGCAATATAGTTTTGAAAATGAACGGTTCTCATTCTTTGATAAGGTCATGAATACAAACCATGACACTAGCTGGATCAAGTCACTTCAACCTTTAAAGAAATATTTCCAACAGGAAAACGATAAATCAaacatttataaaatagATGATTCAGATGATTCTGGCATATATAACCCGTTGGAATGTGAAAACATCaacatttataaaatgtttgGTAATGATTTATTGGTGAACCCATGGTCATGTGATTTCATGAGAGATTTCCTATTATTCTTTTTTTCAACCAAGTATTGTGGTAAAGATAGTGTTATGGAACATCTGTACTATTATCTAATGGTGGGAACTATGCAGGTAATGGATAGATTCTTAATTGACATTGTTGAGGAAAACTAT
Coding sequences:
- a CDS encoding ubiquitin protein ligase E3 component (N-recognin), putative (Tap349h10.p1c.cand.209 - score = 133.99;~SMART ZnF_UBR1 (SM00396) at aa 57-126, E()=3.93e-15; RING (SM00184) at aa 983-1077, E()=2.93e-02) is translated as MNYIGDDQTQFIITNILNSNKDINKDHIFDQLYTYLYGISDKNYFTRLINNQSANLGFCTNKWLQETVAIKCYDCEYDSTCAVCLECFFNSDHTSHEYRLTRTSGGCCDCGDVSSWNFNGSCKNHTHFVDYDERTTLSCFTNSFLLKLESLLTQIIYYITEYLKNIHIIDEYSLQILILFLNDLVKVSSSYRFALNLCLSKDVLKDWILKHQILSNDIQKSFNSLYLTLLTSMAFKMKFATLFASLYIDIVQPLKEIPDGIVKLDNNDVEWHLSNLSVQLFTYSTIANELFKNEFLNYCIEPIMDKNLLDKRLNKIQFTRFDRKKFSLYIRILSDITYLFNHKSVCEIVLSNPNIQNTVLRLLATHNQMNLIEREEYEHVSYENSGYSIAFTIEHTIHSALKPLSDYCKNLPIEKTNELLKFYKNINDFIFNRLLKEKNHSEKLARSFHIPFVRFFTYLVDFNFVRKCLISNLKRNKDLSEYLDLNFPDLKSESSVDYDILSIFDNEVLMYILRNAIEVIKFSMEIKQNLWVYNGESMHEQRTNYYELLFDTYDIAAIQISVCLLAMKNIGKDLDLISVIFDICVGSDEKSCEDDTFGIDPGEMTEGKLLECDFTGEIIEVSSRSTIVPEDETAGNEEVIEPGDMQFKLSFFFMIMNTLINDIKHIEILSIPKKTMKEEYVKRGLPLLKMDVVYALVSGNAEFGKVVNETKKHWKHHPKVVETIEDLASLNYSKVSDKTYVRLKPDSYKMIDILWNPQYPITHSVCKNSLKENISLLGSCVEVMSREYNETQDIILNSISCNRLLKYIFVLISNYCKMHFKHAEELSNFIDQAINSRGFNSLVDLYNKIHLNENQIKIICINDMKEYSECILYSLKILNLFLSKMPLPPLEVGKFMVNSLELVHKNMDDEIYKKCLSYTILKMKRIYMIDDSVSDLMSKGNSKDVKLIQKQMIQRLCSQNTMFSNEIEEEEVTTEANEDDLVCILCKQVMDSMSNMSYMTFVSTNNVLRRCSTSHQNKNYSIYARSSMPLKSSIITTCGHIAHTKCINEHRKVQTDNHIFSMYGIQKSKNEFFCPVCKLLCNYTLNITTIDSMKNRRGLFCNRLRVDSVSSPEYENVNVSHSSTDRSQPETPDCTPYMLMCKQSLDITCNWSWRHPYTTNWINSPVYASFEEYPLYVYGLVTFANNIDLNYFLSSDMNVQDEHALSYNISLPNIECTTCTSYDLATIERNCCSGFKRSENRLVPKVTFQNLNRLNKVDMIFEYFMTNLDCYRDCSIHKYINMNGSKLVCTEFFPRVLTSSYAIALFSKNRLYFGIQNWKHVNSTVKLDPKFWVFYNEILNVTTLRRNTLNIQNPLYAQLIRNYYFKGLKSSTHYALLSERNIVEHNIILDETYHDVRSDLITIPQPSLYYEKSLSDQINIIRIFIESLSDSHMYELYESLNMFNSSMNEIRQYSFENERFSFFDKVMNTNHDTSWIKSLQPLKKYFQQENDKSNIYKIDDSDDSGIYNPLECENINIYKMFGNDLLVNPWSCDFMRDFLLFFFSTKYCGKDSVMEHLYYYLMVGTMQVMDRFLIDIVEENYVEFIDTSARTDKFCLETRNKRDFLKMFSERFFREFYENAEFPVDPISRLNIIDFNEHVDKFREYNGYTNVCEETVYKYPNKEFRVFNEMLEELISYSSLLRSIHYSHVDSFTEEIPKITEFTPQYDNKDLDNYLVKQVSRLVKVRDIQNNLNNSYDVNAIIETLKEYVPHKSCTKRTRIGNFEDRVTSLLDDIFIDPVTPEESQLNTEYFYKGVDLARRVNKLLYKNHSNSAFFETLKHHIPDSIHILDFFDNDFFNEMPTLEFGNSFFNIVETVFNKVLEYLKSKGYIRIRESDLFGRFKNMLFESMNLFLDVSFWTINSIYAYDNDLRNKLVYSNMYNESTRFLATYEALGLQEYVKPQLTKKIIRMLFTNTYKNQMRLNRNCNMEVTPPIVTNYALIKIDKYLDELNWQIIKTTSFRNCANCGSKPANPLICLLCGSLLCSNSECCQKVKISDLTRFISELDKKSSEFKRSDVSKIYYEEILAHSNVCGGGQCIYFSPYYCFVLYVDERRRCVVQSLYSDKYGNSDLHGKVYDTVRLSQVRIENIVNTLCSGRLSNEIVSQRKLMLNSFN